Part of the Arvicanthis niloticus isolate mArvNil1 chromosome 2, mArvNil1.pat.X, whole genome shotgun sequence genome, tcctgcaaaggctttaccacattcggtacattcatagggtttctcccctgtatgtgttcttttatgacatttGAGAGCACTGCTTACtgcaaaggttttaccacattggttacattcatagggtttctgtcctgtatgtgtttgtttatgaTTTCTGAGATGACCTCTTTgtacaaaggctttaccacactggttacattcatagggtttctctccagtatgtgttcttttatgtatttggagttCATTCCTtattgcaaaggctttaccacattggttacattcatagggtttctcccctgtatgtgttcttttatgatattggagaacACTGCttcctgcaaaggctttaccacattggtcacattcatagggtttctctcctgtatgtgttcttttatggtatTTGAGAGCATTACttcctgcaaaggctttaccacattggtcacattcatagggtttctctccagtatgtgttcttttatgatatatgAGAGCACTGCTTgttgtaaaggctttaccacattggttacattcatagggtttctgtcCTGAATGTGTTTGTTTATGGCTTCGGAGATAACTGCTTCGTacaaaagctttaccacattcgtTACACTcaaaaggtttctctcctgtatgtgttctttcatgattTTTGAGATCACTGCTTCGTACAAAGGCTTTgacacattggttacattcatagggtctCTCTCTATTACGAGTTCTTTCATGCCTTTGAGTATGACTCTGATATGCATAAGCTTTACCACAATGAGTAATCTCAGAGGGTTGCTCTCCAGTACCACTTATTTCATGCCTGCAAAGAAATTGGCAAATGTAAAAGCTTTCTCATATTAATTATACTGAGGAGTGTTTTTATCTGTATGAAATCATTTACAATTTGGTTACATTCTGAAGGGTAATCTGATTTTAACATAATATCACTTTGTTAACATTCAAAGGTATTCTCCTTCATGGTTGGTTTGCATCTTAAAAATGCATCAAATGGGAAGAGTATtgattacatggctcacatttatagcatCCATTTTTCAACAAGAATTATTCACATATTTGAACAAACAGGACAATTCACAGCTTTTGCACACTGATTGCATTCACAAATTTTGCTATCACGTGAATAATACTACACTGGTAATATAAACCACTGCTAACCGAAAAAAATGTCTACTTCCCTAATTCTCATAAAGGTTTTCAGCAGTTTGAGTTGGTAAATATCCTCAATAATATTGGGAAACTAATTATTTATAAACTTTTAGCACATTTAGAAATGTCTACTCAATGTGGGCAGTGCTATCTATCTTCTGATTGTTCTGTAACAGAGAAAGGTCTGTTGCTTCTTTCAATACTCTATGCTCAGATGCTTGTATCCATCAAGACTTATGACATCcatatttaaataaagaacaaCAAATGAAAGAGTTCTACATTACATTCACAGAGCTTGACTTTTCCCCTCATATTGACGTGGTACAGGGATTAAATTTTCTCCACAAAACCACCCTTAAACTCATAAACTGTCCATCTCATTTAGCAATGTTATTACAAGTATATGACTAACAACAGATTTACTATGGATTATTTGCTTATTATAAGGCTTTAGACATATACTTATCACCTAATAAATGTGTTTCCCTTTTGCAATAGCTAAGTGGTATGAGACTGAACAGACTGGCAGTTCTAGAGCATGGCTCTACTGAGCTTGACTCAAATAGTGACATATCTGTTAAgcccttctttctgtatttttgaaattaaaggaACACCTTGCATATATAAACTGGATGTCTGCCATCGACATTCATGGTTTTGTGAAGTTTAATAATCATGTATAACTTAAAGCAGTGCATATTTTATCCTATTGCTTTTGTTTACAACTTGTATCACATATTAAACTTTAATCATAGGCATTATCTTATCACCTTGCACATGAAAATTACCTTCCATGTCTTCTAGAACTTTGAAAATGTTCACCAATAGAATAGTCTTCCCAAACGTAGCCTAAAATATGGTACCGGAGAAAGTAGGTTACATTATTGGAAAACAGGCAACATTTAAGTTATTGAGTTGAAGGAACTTTAGAACCATCTCTGATTCATTCACCTCATTCTTCTTCATTCTCAACTgaaattacaaaaacaaatgacaataacaaagaaacagatgtacctacattttaaaagtgaaaaaaaaaatcactgtattaCCTATAGCTGTGAGATTCCTATAGGTCTCCaacatcacatctttgtagagactcTTCTGAGAATGATCCAGCAAAGCCCACTCTTCAGGAGTGAAGTCCACATGCAAGTCATCAAAGGTCACTACATCCTAAAAGGTccagtatatatgtacataagaaAGCATGATTCCAACAACAGTGTAAATGTGTACTTCAAAATGAATAGTTGCTGACTTTCCTGCCACCCACATAGGACTTTTTATGCAATAAGCAAACAGTCTTTcacagttaaaaagaaaacccaaaaactTAAGTAAATGTAGAAGCAAATAAATGATCTCTGGGAACCTGATGCCTCTGTATTAAGATGTTGGTTATGGACCCATGTTGGATTCTGCCAGACCTTCCTCACTTTATGTTCCCTGAGACCCAATACCCCAGGGTGCCCTTAGGACTGCAGTTTCTTCTCACCTGTCCAGGCCTCCTGTAGATACAAAAGACCATTTCcgtcttcccttcccttcttacCCCATCTCTGTGTCTGAGCTCTGAACTATGTGCAGAAACTCTCTACTCAACCACAGGCCATTCCTCCAGAAGAGTAAGCAGTCTGTCCAAAGACCCATCCCACTATCTGTTATCCTAGAACTAATTCTCACAGTTGCCCAACTCTCTGAAGCACAATATCAGGGAAACCTTCCTGTGCCCATTTCCATGTGACCAGTTTTCAAGTTCTCTTCAAAACAACTGAGGGAACTACACCATAAAATGGGAACTTCACCAATGTTACCTGTGCttgtacacaaataaaataaaaacagatttcaTGACTCCTACAAAAATAACTGAAGTGAGCCCTAAAATGTTACATTTCTGACCTTTCAGTTAGTTACTGCATATACGTCTTCCAAACAGAAAGGCCTCATGGTATAGAGTTCTGTCAATAATGGTAGGTGATCTGATGGTGGTCTGTGGGTCTACAGCTCTTCATTTCCCCTAGTTATTTCAGGGAAAACTACCTCCACTGAAGTCTAACACAATACAGAAGTGGAATAAAACAACTCAGCACAAGGGAATCCATTACTGACCAAGCCCACAGTTGACATAGGACTGATACCCATATCACCCTATGCTGGAAAGAGTTGGAAGCTCAGAATATGAAGCTTCTCCTCCCCAAACACCCTGGTTGCAAAGCATCCAACCTCTGCCAACCCTAACCCTGGCTTAGGAGAAAGAGCACTGCTTTCTATTCAATACCCCAGGTCCTTAGGTAAAGCTCCTAAAGCTTAAGGCTCCAGGCTGTTAAGGGGATAGACTTTAGGAAGGAGATATGCAATTTTCCATACATTAGGATCAAGCCTTATTTGATTGGACCAGCCCAGATCATACAGTGTTGTCCTTTTCAAAGAGATGCCATCAGGTGTAGTCCTGCCCTTATGGCAAAACTATGCTTTTCCTAAGAAAACTGGATTTTTCCAGGACACCAGGCCTTAATGTTGGCTGTGACCCTAAAATGCCTCATTGAGTAGCTTGTTAGGGGCCTGGTTTTTGATATTAGCATGACCCTAATGGTTGACTGGAAGTCAGATTTGTTCCCTTTGTTAGGGTTTGGAGACAAATGTCTGGACAATCTTGGTAAGCAAACATGTATATTATAATACTGATTTTTAACAGGACTGCATTTGCAGCATACTACATACCTGTCATGTGGTAGCcaccgacagaaggtggctatcatccttgcatccatcttgagccatataccctgacaacagttttgattacaatagcctacaacagctgagcacactctgataacatcttgtttcagatacccaggattttcccttgggtgtgtgagacttaaaggtgtgtgacttaagggtgagacttagagatcagatttagagacaagacctaagggcatgacttaagggtgtgacttagaggcatgtcTTAGaaatgagatatataaaaggctagaggcagacagaagaaattatgattATTTGGTAAGAGGCACTTgtcacttggaggaagaacttggaattagacattaggcacttagcacttggaagaagtaacttggaacttggaggcactaggcactagggactaggaactagggactaggaactcaagacttgggacttgaactaggaagagagactgaagaataaacgggattgaatcacactctgtctggtctccattctttgcatccgtcctcactctttctcttgcagACCtccgacccacggaccggagcagtttggggcagtgtgggctttaATAATTTAGCCCTCAAGACTTTTGGCAGtggggttccaacactgatagagcaattcccaacattttggcccccaattGTAGGGCAGCTTGGGACTCAACACTTTCAGGTGTTTACAGGCAGTGCTTCCTTGGATAAATTCCACTTAGTATCACTTTATATTTCCTAAATGTTGGTAATTTCTTATATCATCAGTTCTACACTTGTACATCACAGCTCAATATTGGAGTGATACCCAACACACTGAGATTTCTTTTTACAGCCTTCACAATACCAACTCCAAGTGGAACTTACACCTACAACTTCATTGCTAAGAGCAGAACTAggagaagaaactggagaaacCAGGGCTCTCAGGTTTGGCATCATGCCGAGTATATTTCTACACACAAGCCACTGCTGCCCAGTTTTGTGCAGATGCTCCCATAACAAAGTTATTCAGAGGCCACAGCCGGGTACAAGGAGACACCACAAAGGACCTCACAGGAGGCTGCAAGTGTCTGGCTGCTGTTTACCATCCAGACACCGGGAAGACCCACGACACATGCGTACTTTCCTAAGCCGCTTCCGCCTCCCGGTCGTGGGAGATGAGCTTGCACTTACCATGTCTGCAGTTCTGAGCTTGCCGAGCTCCGCTCACAGCACCCAGGAGAGTCACTCAGAAGGTTTCACCCAGAAACACTCAAGCCGGCTGAGTTACAGGAAGAAACTCGCAGGTTTGTTACCCGGAAGTGCCGCCTCCTCTTCTGACTGGCAGGTTCATGTTCAGGTTCTGATTGGCTAGCGACACTTGAGTGACATAATCACTACTCTTAGGATTAGAGTCTCTTAAAGAGACATCGCATGCATAGTGGTTCCAGCTTTGGACAATCCTTTTCCAGATCTGCAGATTTGAAGTTCAGAAGGACAAGTGCCTCTCCTCCAATAGCTCATTTGTTCTCCCATCAAGCTCCTGGGAGAAAGAGTTCACAACCCTGCATCTCAACTGCCTGCTTCTACCCATGTGGGCAGTCACACTGTGTTCATTGCTTTGCAAATTTGGGGCTTTTCTGAACCCccatcacagcactcaggaggtactTCCACTTCATCCTGCTGGATTCAGCTGGATGGCTCTGGCAGTCAATAAGTCAGATCACAATGGAGTTACTAATCTTTCCCACAAGTGGACAGGTGCccagaatattaaaaattaagaacgattttacaaaacattttttttccttcaggctGGGTTCAGGTAAACTGCAAGTACTTTTCACTTGATGTTTATGAGACAGGCCTCAGAGCAAAGCAGGAAATAAGTGTCAGACACCTTGGAGCACTCTTCTTAATCAGCTGAAAGTCCTCAGTGagtctgtaaaatgaaaataacaacaaatccGCAGGTATATTACATATAGTTTAGTTTCTCCAGATGAACAGAGCTGATAGAATGAGTCTCTATTATGTAGGAAATGCATTTATTAGATGGCTCACAGGCTGTGGTTCAACTAGTTTAACAAGGGATGTCTACAAATGGAAGGATTAAGAATCCAATAGTGGTTCAGTCCATgtggctggatgtctcagctggtcttagTAAATACCTTAATTTTGTAATGTAAGTGCTATtgccagaaaataaaacaaataaacaataaatacaagaaaaagttGCTAACCAGAGGTAGGtaataagacaaagcaaaagagCTACCatcttcaatgtcctttatacATGTAGGCTGTCACCACAAGCAGTGTCCTAGGGTAAAGGTGGATCTTATCACCCCAAATGACCCAAATTAAAGATACTTTCCCCAGTTTGAAAACTTTAATTACAAAAAATCCTGCACAACTACTtgagttttatttaattccagatGTGTTCAATTTGAGTACCAAGAATAGCTAGcacaacagagaagacagaacagctgggaaagatttttttctgtatcagGTGAGCAGAGCATAGGAGCCATTTCCAAAGCAGTGCCTTTCTTCAAGACAGGGAGCATTGAGATTTTACTTAGGTGTTCTAGATACATTTACACATAGGTTTGCTTGCCTACTCCTATGAATGTTAAGTTAAATCCTTTTCTGAACATGATCAAATGTGAAAGCTGAGATATTTAAGGGCATTCTTACCTCAAAGTCATCCAGAAATATATGTAAGTTATAAAAAtggtggacagaaaggcatctggaaagtTCTTCTTGTATTACAAGATCTTAGCTGAAAATCAAGggacagctgagagctcatatttTGAACTCCAGACAAAAGGGAGCAACCAATATGGGCATGGTCAGAAGATATTAAAGCCAGAAAATGCACCCATGTGTCACCCctcttccaaaaaggccacacctgtGCTGCTTCCCAAATAGTTACACAAACTAGGAAATATGTATTAGAACATTTGAGTCTATGGGAGTCTAATTTATTTAACTACCACATGTTTCCTGAAAAGTGAAACTAACTTTTTATCTACTTTCACTATTTTCATATCCTTAAGAGAGACTCTTACGTTTTCAACCTGCaatgttaaaaatgaaacaacCTTTACCAGAAAGAATGACAGCATTGTAAAGAATGAACAGACCAAACGGGGACAAAATTCAACAGGGATAATATCAAAAGTCATAGCTTCTTGTTCAGCAACTTGAGATTATGATGAAATTGCCTTAACCACAAGGTCTTAGGAATTTCCACTCTTCTAGCTCTGACACCTGAAACACACACAGCTTCATTACCAGAAAATCCATCATCTTCCTGAAGCTTTTCTCAAAGCTGGTCTTTGTATTTCAAGTCTGTTATGTGTagtattctcttttattttattgataatgAGTGAGCGGGCTACGTGGACcattcagttgttaagagcactatcCAATCCCTTTCATATCCTGGCACTCAAATGGCAGTTCACTAGCTACAGTTCTCTCAAATAGTTGGATATAAGCTGGTACCTGGTATTGACTTGGATGGTTATTTAAATGAGAGACATTTTATGTAAGTCCTGACATCtagatttaaaaattagtgatatcAAAGAAAACCACTGTTGCCAAGGACCACGCCTAGGCTtggaggggggaagagaaaaggagtatCTGGGAGCAGAAAAACAAAGGACTAGCAGTCACATTGTCAGTTCAAGCTATCCATCTATGCTCTGTGGAGACAGCTTTCCAGCCTGCTTTCCCTATGTTCTGCCTTTGCTCTGGAGAGCTCCAGACAGCTCTCTGTGTATGTTCTGCTAGAGACTGTTCACCAAGcagttctctcctgccattcTGCAAAACTCACTGGATAGCTCCTCTTTTGCATACCATAAAAAGCAATCTGTCATTTTCCCTATCACCTAGTCAGTTACTCCTTTTGATTAGCCTCCACTGC contains:
- the LOC117703398 gene encoding uncharacterized protein LOC117703398; this translates as MDVVTFDDLHVDFTPEEWALLDHSQKSLYKDVMLETYRNLTAIGYVWEDYSIGEHFQSSRRHGRHEISGTGEQPSEITHCGKAYAYQSHTQRHERTRNRERPYECNQCVKAFVRSSDLKNHERTHTGEKPFECNECGKAFVRSSYLRSHKQTHSGQKPYECNQCGKAFTTSSALIYHKRTHTGEKPYECDQCGKAFAGSNALKYHKRTHTGEKPYECDQCGKAFAGSSVLQYHKRTHTGEKPYECNQCGKAFAIRNELQIHKRTHTGEKPYECNQCGKAFVQRGHLRNHKQTHTGQKPYECNQCGKTFAVSSALKCHKRTHTGEKPYECTECGKAFAGGTALKYHKRTHTGEKPYECNQCSKAFAGSSDLKIHKRTHTGEKNILM